From Neospora caninum Liverpool complete genome, chromosome VIII, a single genomic window includes:
- a CDS encoding SAG3 protein, related, whose amino-acid sequence MERKTLFSHLARPAVGLFFLLFVSCLCLSLMAMEEISTTIKPTCTVLHNRTECVCGDREADEEAPESTNSASLTGSKNTISIECPETYDFVPTENTKVCSVNEGNNVPDLGTCNQGNVKIEAFLNPVPASPPQWSASDANTTPHSLSLPPSNFPLTDKKFFVGCLEKKPHLNSHVRKAPAKKSCVVTVQVEAKKSSLHENVLTCGYGANSNTEKTPVATLTSDNNALTIVCGSEGQLHPSGTSTTAFLCDISTEECSTAVELTHVFPNVKEAWITVEGETGTNKLVIPEDGFPEEDKMIMLGCSLKTVSGNDNKKKENTTVQEEPTCKVKVVIPAGGRSSATASGPSSPMFAFAVGFLSLVVSGAYLTSH is encoded by the coding sequence ATGGAACGCAAAACTTTGTTTTCACACCTGGCGCGGCCGGCGGTTggtctgttttttcttcttttcgtaTCATGTCTGTGCTTGTCGTTGATGGCCATGGAAGAGATTTCTACGACAATCAAGCCAACGTGCACGGTCCTGCATAATCGCACTGAATGCGTTTGTGGTGACAGGGAAGCTGATGAGGAAGCACCGGAATCCACCAACAGCGCATCCCTCACAGGGTCTAAAAATACAATTAGCATCGAGTGTCCTGAAACATATGATTTTGTGCCCACCGAAAACACGAAGGTATGCTCTGTGAATGAAGGTAACAATGTACCGGACCTGGGAACCTGCAATCAAGGCAACGTCAAAATTGAAGCGTTCTTAAATCCAGTCCCAGCAAGTCCGCCACAGTGGAGCGCAAGCGACGCCAATACAACGCCGCATTCTTTATCCCTTCCACCATCTAATTTTCCATTGACTGACAAGAAATTCTTCGTAGGTTGCCTAGAAAAAAAACCCCATTTGAACAGCCATGTGCGAAAAGCCCCGGCTAAGAAATCATGCGTGGTGACTGTGCAAGTGGAGGCCAAGAAATCGTCGCTGCACGAGAACGTCCTCACTTGCGGCTACGGCGCAAACAGCAACACCGAAAAAACACCGGTGGCGACACTGACTTCCGACAACAACGCACTGACTATCGTTTGCGGCTCAGAAGGCCAACTGCATCCGAGTGGGACATCGACgactgccttcctctgcgaCATCTCCACAGAGGAGTGTTCGACAGCCGTAGAACTGACTCACGTATTTCCTAACGTCAAAGAAGCCTGGATTACAGTGGAAGGGGAAACAGGCACCAACAAGCTTGTGATCCCCGAGGATGGCTTCCCTGAGGAGGACAAAATGATTATGTTGGGATGCAGCCTCAAGACGGTCTCAGGTAATGACAAtaagaagaaggagaacacAACTGTACAGGAGGAGCCTACGTGTAAAGTGAAGGTGGTTATCCCTGCTGGAGGGAGGTCTTCTGCGACGGCGTCAGGCCCGAGCTCTCCGATGTTTGCGTTCGCTGTGGGATTTCTATCTCTTGTGGTTTCTGGCGCATACTTGACTTCGCACTAG
- a CDS encoding SRS domain-containing protein codes for MERNPFVARLGGPACGVLFFLFVTCLCQASRDMKDQATAIDPNCGDSDNGIECVCSEPPAGTDRVAEFTPDASLSESKNTISIQCPNQYEFRPSEKSMVCTVGKDGNVTDLEQCGSAKKEEINGLLNPGPEPPLQWSESGTSAKKRSLTLPQPNFPLIDKRFFVGCLSEGARDRALSRSNKKSCVVNVQVEAKKSSLHENVLTCGYGANSNTEKTPVATLTSNNNALTIVCGSEGQLHPTGTPTTAFLCDISTEKCSTAVELTDVFPSFKEAWITVEGETGTNKLVIPEDGFPEEDKMIMLGCSLKTVSGNDNKKKENTTVQEEPTCKVKVVIPAGGRSSATASGPSSPMFAFAVGFLSLVVSGAYLTSH; via the coding sequence ATGGAGCGGAACCCTTTCGTTGCAAGGCTGGGGGGTCCGGCGTGTGGCGTGttgttctttcttttcgtcaCATGTCTGTGCCAGGCGTCGAGGGACATGAAAGACCAGGCGACGGCAATTGATCCTAATTGCGGGGATTCAGATAATGGTATTGAGTGCGTTTGTAGTGAGCCCCCCGCAGGCACGGATAGAGTAGCGGAATTCACTCCCGACGCATCTCTATCAGAGTCGAAAAATACAATTAGCATCCAGTGTCCCAACCAATACGAATTCAGGCCCAGTGAAAAATCAATGGTATGCACAGTGGGTAAAGATGGAAATGTGACGGACCTGGAACAGTGCGGATCAgccaagaaggaagaaattAATGGTCTCTTGAATCCAGGCCCAGAACCCCCGCTGCAGTGGAGTGAAAGCGGCACCAGTGCAAAGAAGCGTTCATTGACACTGCCACAACCTAATTTCCCATTGATTGACAAGAGATTCTTCGTAGGATGCTTATCAGAAGGTGCCAGGGACAGAGCTCTGTCGCGCTCGAACAAGAAATCCTGTGTGGTGAATGTGCAAGTGGAGGCCAAGAAATCGTCGCTGCACGAGAACGTCCTCACTTGCGGCTACGGCGCAAACAGCAACACCGAAAAAACACCGGTGGCGACACTGACTTCCAACAACAACGCACTGACTATCGTTTGCGGCTCAGAAGGCCAACTCCATCCGACTGGGACACCGACgactgccttcctctgcgaCATCTCCACAGAGAAGTGTTCGACAGCCGTAGAACTGACTGACGTGTTTCCTAGCTTCAAAGAAGCCTGGATTACAGTGGAAGGGGAAACAGGCACCAACAAGCTTGTGATCCCCGAGGATGGCTTCCCTGAGGAGGACAAAATGATTATGTTGGGATGCAGCCTCAAGACGGTCTCAGGTAATGACAAtaagaagaaggagaacacAACTGTACAGGAGGAGCCTACGTGTAAAGTGAAGGTGGTTATCCCTGCTGGAGGGAGGTCTTCTGCGACGGCGTCAGGCCCGAGCTCTCCGATGTTTGCGTTCGCTGTGGGATTTCTATCTCTTGTGGTTTCTGGTGCATACTTGACTTCGCACTAG